TTTCAAGACCCAAGAGCCGCAGCGATCGCTTCTCAGATAGACCAAATCAATGCAACCGGTTGGGAAGGAGCTTGTGACTTAGCACTACAAAACCATGTAACAAAAGGCGGTTTGTCCCCAGTAGAAGCAGTATTGCGTTTCGATATGTTTCTCACAAGAGCGCAAGACACAGCTGACAAAAGACAAGCACTTTGGACAGAGCAGGTAAACCAAAATATCAGCGGTATCGAGTGGTACACCGTCGAGTATGGCGGCATAGCTGTAGAGCTTCCCCGGCTGTGTGAAGAATTGACGCTTGTTCCGGGAGATAAGGAAATATTGATGCAGTCCAAGCCTGTAGCGCTAGAGTTTCTCGCACACTGGAACATCTCTTTCAAGCTGTGGCGTTACGACCGCTCTGTTGAATCGCGTTGGCTAGAATCTCGCTGGAGTCAGTTTTACACGGAATATTTGCAGCGGGAATGGGTGGAACTATGGGCTGAGGATGAGGTTTACCAGATCCTTCTCCCAGATGGGACATTGCAGGACAAACCCACCTTTGCCATCAATGCCTGCTGTTGCTGGGGTAATCCTTTGGCAATCCATCGCACCGCTAGCTATTCCGAAGCTGGCTCAAGTTGGTTTCAATGGAATAATTTTACGCCGTGGAGGTAAGAGAGAGTGAACGTCCTTAACACAGTACGAAGCCTTCGACGCTGTGAAAAGTACGATCACTTAATTAAACCTAGAAAGTATTCACGGTTAAACTACCAACTTTTAACTATTTAATCAAGCATTTAACCTCATATAAACCTCATATCTTTTCTCATAATTGTATGGGTCATCATTTATGATTTGCCGTCTGAATCTCAATCCAAAAAGCCTAAAACTCTCAAGCTTACCTGCAAGTGCTAAAAATTACTTGCATAAAAATCTAGTAACCAGCAACACAGCGTTTGTTAACAATATTTTTGACGTTCAAAATAAAAGCGATCGCTATTAGATAAGTAGCAATCGCCACGTTAGACACTCCTTCACTTCAGCATAACCAACATGAGAGTCATTGTTACAGTTGTCGAAAAAGTTCTGAGTGTTACTCACATTGATATCCCAGACGGGCTTTCAGAACCCGCTATTAGGCAGCACATTGTAGACCGCTACAACAGTGGTGAGATCCTAACTGATTTGAATATTTTTCAAGTAGATTTTGAATCAATCAGCGCCGAGATTGTTAAACAAACAGGAGAGAATTCATGACTGTTGCACAACTACTGACACCACAATCACAAACTATTAGTAGACATCCTCTGAACTTCTACGAGTCTCCTTCATGGTTCACAACTGAACTACTGCGCCATGTCAAGTTGTCTGGTGTGATTGGTGAGCCTTGTGTTGGACATGGGGCGATGCCTGCGGCGGGCGGTTACGCCATCGCATCATCACTCCAAGCATGGCCCGATACCGAAAGAATCTGGACTAACGATATTGACCCCAACAAACAGGCCAGGGCGAACGCACGGTATTTCTGAAACCTTTGCTGGGCATGGATCTTGATGAAAAAATAGGCTAAATTAAAAAACGCCGAAACCCTTGCTATTAAAGGATTCTTATACTTTAGATGCGTTTGCCCTGGCTGCGGGGGTGGTTTCTTTCATGAGTTTTTTTTAACGTGAAAGCTATGCTAATTAAGCATTATAGCCTTTTTTACCCTTCTGTTTTGTTTAAGTACCGTTAGACATCCTAGCCCTGTTCTGTCACTTCCGGAAAACAATAATCGTAGCGAAACGCTGAAACTTTTATCTAATAAAGCTTTGAGCTTTTCTTTTCTAACAGAAACTAAAATTTGTAGCCAAAAACCCAAAAGTAAAGCTCCGAAAGGCTTTTAGGTACTGGTTTCTCCTAAAGTGACAGAACAGGGCTAGACTATTCCGGCACAGAGACCAGAAGGGTCAACAACTTGGGCGCAGGGTGTAGGAAACCCATCAATCAATTGAGGAGCTTGATTTAAAAATGTTATTAACCTACTAATAGTAATTATAATTAAGGAAAGACTGCAAAAAAAATATTAGTGTGCCATACAGAATTTGTATGGCACACCAGTAATTAATACTTAGTCATCTTTAGCAAGTCCGGTCTTATCGAATTGCTTTTCGACACAACCAAGATACAACTGTAAGAGGCACTCTTTTTTAAAGAGTGCCTCTTCTAAACAGTACAAAAGCATCAGTAAGTATACTTCACTGATAAATATCCAAGGAAAAGCAGTCTGAAACAACTACTCCCTACTTAACAAGTATAAACTTGGTAAAGTGGGAAACAGCGATACACGAATATCAGAACCAAACGATAGACGAGCAACAGATGGAAAATCTACTAAACCTCAATAGCGGTTGTTGATATTCCTGCCTATAGTTCTTAACGTTGGACTGATTTTTCTAGTTTATCCCCCTATAGGATGAGTAACTAAGCTGTTATTTACTATATAGTAATAGCAGCCTGCGTAAATCCTTTTCCTTGTTTTTCAACTTTTGTATAACAGCAACAGGAACTCATCAAATTACTTGTTTGTGGAAGGTAATTACAAAAGTAATTACCTTCCACAAGTAGTTTATCAACCCTATTAAACTAACATCTATCAGGGTATATTTTCCCCAGCTTTATACTTTCTTAAAGTTGCTATTGATTACTAGATGATTATTCCGCCGCCCCTACTGTGGAGAAATCAGTTCAGCCCAGTCACCAAGAAGTCCAAGAGGTATTGCAGCATCTGAGGGAGATTCCTTGCACCCCACAGTTTCGGCTAAACTCAGAAATCCAGCGTACAGTGAAGCGGTGCTGGGAAAATGTACCGGGTGCGATAAGCGAAGCTTAAGCCTTTGGCTATCGCATATTTGAAGGAAGCACTCCGTACTTGGAAAGGCATTAAGTCACCCGAAGCAGTTTTTGTGGCTGCTTGTAAAGAAGGGAGAAAGCCGGAGGTACAACAGGCCAAATCTGATGTGGTTGCTTGGTTTGAGTGGGCGAGACGGCAGAAAATTGTGATTGCGATGTCAGGGGAAACTGTGTATACGCCAGAAGGTGAGGCGGTGGCGTTGAGCGAGATGATGCGGCGGTTTCCAATGCACGGGTGAATAAAGATTTTAGGTAGTAATGCATAGTAATGATCAAATCAGGTAGTGTCGTTCAATACAGGAGCTATGCACTGCCCTAAGTGTAACTCGGACAACATAGCCAAAAATGGGTACACCCATTATGGGAAACAACGGTTCAAATGTCACAACTGTGGGCGACAATTTGTGGAAAGCCCAACCCGACAACCAATTGATCTCTTAACACGTGAACTAATCGATAAACTTCTACTTGAGAGAGTTTCATTAAGGGCGATGCCTTCTCCTGTCAGAGACGCTGCGCGAACGGCAACGTCTTCGACGAACGCTCGTGTGACTGGGGTTTCATTACGTTGGCTTCAATACGTTTGTAAACCAGAAATACTACCAGGTTCCCCTAACTATCTAATTGGTATTTAAGAGGTTGAGAATCAAGCACAGAGAGAAGTTCGGTATGTTGATTGACCAGAATTTGTATTGCGCTAATTGGGTCATGGTGAAGGCGATGTTTGCGTTGGCGAGGAGCTTCAGCCAAAGCTAATCTAAGACGTTGAGTTTTGTACTCAGCTATAGGAACTTCCTGAATTTGCTCAAGTAAGTGTTTTTCGCTTTCGGCGCTGAAAGTTTATTTTCAATCGGGGCAATTCCGGGTGATAATCAAATAAGAAATTTGTTAGATCCGGTTCCATCTGCGACGATATTTAAGTCCTTTCAGAAAGTCTATGGATGGTTAAATAAAAAGGGAATTTTGAAAAAGTTTCTCTATTTAGATGGAGAAATTCTAATGGCATTAGATGGTACAGAATATTTCTCATCTAAGAAAATTAATTGTCCTCATTGTAATTGTCGTAATCATCGAAACGGAACTACAACTTATTTTCATGTCTGTGTCACACCTGTGGTGGTTTCTCATAATTAAAAACAAGTGATTAATTTAGAACCAGAATTTATTAAAAAGCAAGATGGACATCAAAAAGAAGATTGTGAAAATGCGGCTGTTAAAAGATGGTTAAATAAGAATCATCAAAATAAGTATGGCTGTCCTGCAACCCTTTTAGGAGATGACTTGTATTCTCGCCAACCTATTTGTCAATTAGCATTAAAACAAGGTTATAATTTTATTTTTGTTTGCCTAGGAACGTCACACAAAACTTTATATGAATGGCTAGAATTCTTAGAAAGAAGTGAAGACATTACAACCGTTGAAAAGAAACAATAGGATGGGCGAAAAAATCTAATTTATCGTTATCGTTATGCTTCTAGAGTTCCTTTACGAGATGGAGACTCAAGTCTCGAAGCTAATTGGTGCGAAGTGACTATTGTTAATGAGAAAATACAGAAAGTTATCTACAGAAATAATTGGATTACTAATCATAAAATCACTGAAAACAATGTTGAAGAAATTGTCAAAGCTGGACGCAGTAGATGGAAAATTGAAAATGAAGGTAACAACGTTCTAAAAAATCACGTTTATAATTTAGAGCATAACTTTGGTCATGGTCAAAATCATCTGTGCGAGTTCTTATTATCTTTAAATTTACTAGCTTTTTTATTTCATACGGTTTTAGATTTAGCCAATTTTACCTATCAAAAAGTTCGTGATCTATTAGCAACTCGGACTAATTTTTTTAATGATATTCGTACCTTAATAAAATTTATCTGATTTAAAAATTGGTCGGAGCTTTTCTTATTTGTTATTACCGAATATGTCCCGATCACAAAAGGAAATTCTAGTTAGAAATGTCAAATTTTTGAGAGGAGATAAAGATTATTAATTGAGAGACTTTAGAAAGTAGGTCTGAGTTTCAGCTATATTTATAAGTTGAAATCTATTTTTCATGGGCATGTTTTTTAAATTATTTCTCTTAAGCTAATTATCATGATTATCTTTCAAATAAATCATAATTAGACAGAAGTTTTCTAGGTAAACAAGAGGGTTTTATATTATTTTGTTTTCAAAATGAGAATTGCTGATAGCGTTAATTCTGCCCCACAATGGACACATTCGATGAGCGAACATTCTAAGATTATTCATTTGCTATTACTGAATTTCCGTTGTGGGCGATGCCGAGGCAACTTTACTATAACTAATTTTTTACTGCTGCTAGGTGCTTTCCTCAGCTTACCGCGTTTGTCCTGACTGTACACCCACCATTGCTAGCAAAAATTATGCTTGACTTTGAGAAAGAGTGTGCTAGATTAGTAAATACAAAAGTTTGTCACCAAAAAATATTTAATATTAGTTAGCAGTGTATTGCTTGCTAAAGGAAAGGGGAAGCAAGGGACAAAAGCACTGGTTTTGGTGAAAGTTAAAACGTAGTATTAGCGTAATATAAATAATTACAAGCACTGTGAGGCTGACAGTGTAAGTAAATAGGGTTACTATGACCTCAACAAATACGACTTCACATATGAAGTTGGAGTATGACTAGTAGAAATTACGCTTGAATTTGAAAAATATTGTGTTTAAGAGACTTGAAGTCACTTTTGCACAACAAAAGTATTTGATAGAGATTTACATTGTACCGCCTGCGGAAAGAAAGGGGAACTGAGCGGTAAAAGACACTGGAACAGCGATTCAGTATTCAAAATGGTGACGAAAACCCCGGTTTGTTCAATGTGCGTTTACGAAACTTCGGTCTTCGTCAGAACAAAAACCTGGTTTTGAGGATTAGTGAATCGGTGTTCTAGCTTAATTAAAAGCAAAAATGCAGTATTAGCGCCAGGTAAATAATTGTAAGTACTCTGTCTGGTAAATTTTTAGGACTGATTGTTTTTACCAACCCTCAAAGAAATGGGAGTTAAGGGTTAAAGTATCATCATCTCACCCTCGTAAATTGGCAAAGGTATTGTTTAATAGCAAGGGTTTCGGCTTTTTTAATTTTAGCCTATTTTTTCGTCCAGATCCTTATTCAGCAAGGGTTTCAGAAATACCGTGCGTTCGCCCTGCTTCACACAACTAGAATTAATGCGAACCGAACAGTTAATTGAAAACTGGTATGAAGTCCAGAGGAATTTGTCTCTTCAAGTGGCTCATGACTTCATACTGGAACATCTTGAACAAAGAGTGGGCTTGGACTCACATAGTCAGATTCCTGTCAATGCGTAAGTTCTGATTTTATCAGTGATCTTAAGGATAACTCATGACTATTAGAACGGTTACTACAACTGCTGATACTGGCACAGGCTCTTTACGTGCGGCTATTTTTGCAAGTATAAATGGAGACTTAATAGTGTTTGCTCCTGCATTAGCTGGTCAGACATTGACCGTAGGTAGCACACTGATCATCGCCAAGAATATTACAGTAGATGCCAGTGCTGCACGTATGTTTACTATTAGTGGTAACAATGCTTTCCGGTGTATGGCACTGGGTCAGGGTACAACCATCACCATTAAAGGTCTGACCTTTATTAATGGCTACATGACTGGTAGTTTTACGGCTGGAGGCTTAACAACCTCTAGTTACTGCAATACCACAGTGTTAAACTGTACCTTTAGAGGTAACAAAGGTGACACAAGTGGGGCTATACACGCAGGTTTTCAAAGTAAGTTAGTTGTACGTAATAACCTATTTGAGAATAATGATGGTACTCAAGCAAATAATGGCTTCGCGGCTGGTGGTATCGCCACTAGAAACCGAGGCTCTTTAGAGGTATATAACTGCGACTTTTTCAACAACAAGGGCGTTGTGGGCGGTGCTATTTACCGATCTCTTGGTGGTCTTATAGTTGAAGACTCAGAGTTTGGAGGCAACACATCTAAACAGGGTGGCGGTGCTATTTATACAGACGGTTTTGGTCAAGACTCAGAGACCGTAGCTAACCGAGTAGGTGGCTTAGGTCGTCTAAGCCGTTGCTACTTCCATAACAATATTGCGTTGGCTGGCAACGGTGGAGCGGTTAACTTCTTTGACTATTACCCTGATACTTCAGTAGTTGAAGACTGTATTATCACTGACAATGAGTGCCGTGGTACTTATTACGGTGGAGGCATCCGACTAGCAGGTACAACTCAGCTATTAAGAACCACTATCGCCAGTAACATATCTGCTAGAGATGCAGGTGGCTTATGGCTAGATGGTTATATCAATGGATCTACTGCCACTGTAACCCTGAGTCAAGTTACGTTTTCTGCTAACTCAGCAGTACGCAACGGTGGGGCTATTTCCATTAATGGTAGTGCCAAGATATCAGCCACCTTTGACAACATAACCGCTAAGGATAACCTAGCGGCTGGTAGTGGTTTCATGTGGAACCCTGTAGGCTCTTATGTAGTCTCTGACTCCGTTTTTGACCGTAACTCAGGCACTAATGGGCAACAGATCGCCTATACCCTTACTGAGGGTGGCGGTAACTATAGTTACCCGGCTGTATCGGGTATAGGTAAGAAAATAACCCCTAGTATCACTCAGGTAGATCCATTGCTAGATGTGCTTACTACCACAGGTAGACCTAAGCATCCTAAGCTAGTAAATAGTCCTATTGGAACATCAGGTGACTTATAACTAATACCTGACCTCTAACACCCAACACCTAACAAAGAACCCCTAGACATCTAGGGATTTTATTTGACTAACTATAGTTATATAACAATACCTTAGCCAAAATAAGAGCATGAAGAGGTAGGGCGCTTCGTAGTAGAGCTATTGTCTCTCACAACGACAACTCAAAAACTACAAGCTACTCATGCCAGACATCTTATCACTCTTACAATCAGGGCAAACGCATCTTATTTGTTAACAGTTTAGTAAGCTACATTTAAACTATTAATCAAAAACTACTTTTTGTTAATAAAATAGTAAATTTGAATCATTTTATATTTGTAATAACTAACAGTTGTATTATCGAATGCTCGAAATAACTTTAAATTGTAACTAGATAAAATTAAATATTACAATATAAGTGGAAAATTCATGCCATCACTACTACTAATATAAATATTTTATTTTCGTTTCAAATTTTAAGTAATTATTTTACTTAAAGTTGCGCTAATACTCTGACTAAATATTCGTTATCCATTGCTGCTAAAAATCCTTTGTTCTTTATCCCAACTTTCATCCGTTTTTCTTTACCTAAAAGATTTACTGCTATTTGACGTAATACTGCAAAATTTTCTGGCGCATTATCTTTTCTGATGCGGCATTCATCTTCTTTTAATGCTACATCTAATACCCAATGCAAAGAATTCTCTACTCCCCAATGACCACGAACTGCCTTAGCAAACTTTTCAATATTATTCGGAAGACTACTGATAAAATAACGAATTTCTACTGTTGTTTCCCCTTTTTCCTGACGAATATGCTCCACCATACCAACACTATTTAATTTTACCCAGTCTGTATTAAAATTTAACTGTGCTTTTTCTGATGATATCATTACATAATGACGAATTTCTTTTCGTCCATGCCCTTTCTCTTCTGTTGTGTATCTTCCCTCATCTAATCCCTGAAACCCTGTCTGTATACCGATTTTGAATAAGCTTTCTACATATGAATGTAGATGACCTTGGTTTTCTTTTAATGTAATTACATAATCTGCATCTTGCCTAACTATTTCTTTCACTATTTCTTTTTGACAACCTATTGCATCTATTGTGACTATACATCCAGATATTTCTAAAACTTTCAGTAATTCTGGTATAGCTGTAATCTCATTTGATTTGGCATTTGTTTTGACTTGTCCTAGTACTAATCTATTATGTACAGCCCAAGCATTTACCATATGTATTGCTGCTTTATCACTGCCCTTATCATAAGAACCACGCAATGTTTTTCCATCTATTGCTACTATATCTTTCTCTATTATCTTTTGTATTGATTTCATCCAATTCACAAAACACTGTTGAAATTGTTCTGGTTTTATTCTGGCAAATACTCTCGCAAAGGTATCATGTGTTCGCGTAGCGTCTCCGTCAGGAGACGGAATCCCATTTGGCAATTCTAAAAAAGTTTTTAGCCAACCATGTTTTGCACATCCATACATTTCTATTTCTATCCAACCCTCTGCTCCGCATATCACTGCACAAATCGCTATCGTCAGAATATCAATTAATTTGTGTCTTTTTGTCCGCTCTATTCTTGGATCTTCTATTCCCAAAAAGTGGTCAGCTATTGTAATTTTGGGCTTCAGTTTCATGTTTATTTAATATCTATTTCTATGACAGCACACCTAAATCCAGGTTAGGATACCACATTTGTCTATCCTTGCTGCCATATCTTCCATCCTGGGCGATCACAACTGTTTTTTTCGCTCTATACTCCCTAAATCCCTTTACTACCTGCTTTCATGGTCTTGTCCTAATCTCCATCAATATTTAGATGCGTTCGCCCTGCATCGAGATTCATGATTCCTGCTTTTCTGATCGGCACTTTTACAGTCATTCTTCAGGTACACGATTACCCCAGAACGCCGCGATTGATGGCAAAGTTGAACAAACACAAACCTCAGCTTTCGAAGTGGGACGGTTAACCGATTGTGACCTTAATAACATCCTGATCGAAACTTATCTTGTCCGAGGTGGTGGTGGTATTGCAGTCGTGGAATATCTCACGACACAGTATGAAAACTACGGTATCCCTGGTCGTCAAGCTTTATCTTATATCTACAACTCCACCTTCAGGTATATCAAGACTCAAGTTGACGGCTTTATGTCCTGGGATTCTGGTAGTTCTCCCCAGATGGCCTGTGAGTTATACCAGTGTGAGCTATTCAATGTGGTTATCACATTGTGTGAGTTCAACTCGGTACTCTCTCTGGCAACCTCCAGTAACCGAGGCAACCTTGAGGTCTCATTCTGTCGGTGGCAAGGTGTAATACCCAATCAACCATTCTATTCAATCGAATGTAACACAAATAACACCGTAGTACACCACTGCTCCTTCTTAGGTGGCAGTTATCCTATTTATGCTTCTGGGGCGAACTCAGGGACGTTCACGGTTCATAGTTACTTATTTGACACCCCTAACGAGTCTCCGATTATCAATTGGAAAGCAGCAACCAAACTGAGGTTCTACAACAACACGATATTCTCAAATAGCAACATAACTCCCTTCTTAGACTTCAGTGGCACAGAGAACCCTGGTAACTTGATAGTCAACAACATATTTGTGAAGTTGAATAGCCCTCGCCCTTCAACTAGTCAGAATCCATTCAAGATAACTGTAGGTCTCAACAACAACCTCTATTATCAGTTCCCCAAGCCCTCTATAGATATCACGGGCATCATAGGCAAACCAGTATTTGTTAACTCCTCTGCCAAGGATTATAGGTTAGCCTCTGGTAGTCCTGGTAAGCTAATCGGCACGTAAGTTGCATAATAGAAAGATGAAGACGTTTCAAAGCAAAGATGCCACCACCAGCCAAGAACTTTTTAACGCCGTCACAAGTTAGTAAGCTACAACAAGCTCTGAAAGAGAGCGAGCAGCCACACGTCAGGGAAAGAATTCTCATTATTCTGCTACAGAATGATGGGAAACCACAATACGAGATTGCTAAATTTTTAGGTTGTTCGCATAGAACAGTAGCATATTGGTGTATGCACGGTGATCCTGATAATTTGGAAACTCTACATAATAAAAGAGAGGACGAATATTACCGAAAAGCTACGCCTGAATATATTGAACTGTTATTAAAAACTGTTGACCAAGAACCCTCAGATTTAGGGTATGAATTTGGAAAATGGACAGCAGAGCGACTAGCTACATATTTAACCGAAAAAACAGGAATTGATTTAAGTAGCTCTCAAGTAAGGAGGATATTAAAGCGAAAAAAGTATAGCTATATCTGGGCTAAGTATAACCTGGAAGATAAACAAAACCCAATAGAGAGAGCGAAGTTTAAAGAAAAACTTGCTCAATATTTATCAATAGCGCGAGAACAGCCAGAGCGTTTGCAGGTATGGTTTTGGACGTTAGCGTAGCGGGCGCGCGTACCCGCGCGACGAGTGGTTTTAGTTTACGCGTGATTCGTCGCAAGGGTTGGGGTAAAAAAGGAAAACGCAAGAATATTCCAGGACAACGACGTTGTGGTCGAGTAAACGTCATGGGAGCAATTCGAGAATTAGACCGGAAACGCGTATGCTTTTTTGTAAAAAAGGGAAATGCAGATATTTTTTATGAGCAATTACAACAATTAAATGAACTAATAAAACAAGAGTGGGTAAGTAAAGGAAATGTGGGTAAAGATTTCTCGAAGTATGGGCCAAAGATAATTTTAATTTTAGACAATGCTAGTTTTCATAAACGCAAAGATATTCTAGCTAAAATATCCCAAGAGTTCCCGAATTTTATTTTAGAGTTCTTGCCTGCTTATAGCCCTGACTATAACATTATCGAATTAGTTTGGCATTCATGTAAAGAATATATTGCTCATCGCTTATTTAAATCAGTAGATGAATTACAAACACTGCTAGATAAGTTGTTGAATCAAGGCGAGTTAGTGATTAAGTGGCATCGGAAAATCAAACATAAAACTAATTTCAGCTATGTTGCAGCTTAAATGCTGATTAGCTTAAGTCTGTAGCGATCACAGTCAACGGATACTCTCCCGCTGACTTAGGAGCCTACCAAGCAACTGGTAATGTCCCTGTATAAAACACCATCATAAAGGCTCCCAGATGAATATTGAGCGCTTCTTACTACCCCAAGGTAAAGCGATGCCTTGGGCAAACCAAAGCAAGAACGCAGTTGTTGAAAGCGCGTTTTTGGTAAAGAAGTAGTAATTTTTTTTCTTGTCAGCCTTTATAAAATCTGACTTTTCACGGTATGTGGAAAAGGTCATTTTTAGTTTTCATAAAACCTGTATTTCTTTGTTGGCTTTTCGCATTAACTTTTAGCTATTGCAAATAAGCTTGTGGAAAAAGTGACGTTATTCGGTTGATTGAGAACTTGCCGTGAAAAGTCAGAATCTTATAGCTGATTACAACAGACAGTCCCTTATCGGCATACAAGAAAAGTGGCTTGGCGTGGTGAATTTCGCTGAGATTGAACTCGGTAAGACAGTCCCCACTAAAGGCACTCACTACAGGGGACACTTGGCCCGGATTTCTCACAAGCAGTAAAAAATCAATTTACATGACCTGATGTAAGGCTTTTTTCTGATACATCATCAATCAAAATTTAGGCGCAGAGATAAGTTAAGTATAAAGCCGCAGTTATAAAGTTAAAATAATTACTACTTTTTTGTTAGTAGTAAAATTAAAATGCTCTGTTCATAAAATTCCCGCATTCCAAAACAAGACTTGAATCAACCCAAGCCTAAAGTATCATTGATTAAAAATAAGCAAAAGGCAATTTAACCTCAATTTAAGCAGTATTAGGGAGCATTTTTAAGCGTCTATGAGCAGTAGCAAAGATATGTCTGTATGGGCAAGAACTAGTAATTG
This region of Nostoc sp. UHCC 0302 genomic DNA includes:
- a CDS encoding ISAs1 family transposase; this translates as MKLKPKITIADHFLGIEDPRIERTKRHKLIDILTIAICAVICGAEGWIEIEMYGCAKHGWLKTFLELPNGIPSPDGDATRTHDTFARVFARIKPEQFQQCFVNWMKSIQKIIEKDIVAIDGKTLRGSYDKGSDKAAIHMVNAWAVHNRLVLGQVKTNAKSNEITAIPELLKVLEISGCIVTIDAIGCQKEIVKEIVRQDADYVITLKENQGHLHSYVESLFKIGIQTGFQGLDEGRYTTEEKGHGRKEIRHYVMISSEKAQLNFNTDWVKLNSVGMVEHIRQEKGETTVEIRYFISSLPNNIEKFAKAVRGHWGVENSLHWVLDVALKEDECRIRKDNAPENFAVLRQIAVNLLGKEKRMKVGIKNKGFLAAMDNEYLVRVLAQL
- a CDS encoding right-handed parallel beta-helix repeat-containing protein: MTIRTVTTTADTGTGSLRAAIFASINGDLIVFAPALAGQTLTVGSTLIIAKNITVDASAARMFTISGNNAFRCMALGQGTTITIKGLTFINGYMTGSFTAGGLTTSSYCNTTVLNCTFRGNKGDTSGAIHAGFQSKLVVRNNLFENNDGTQANNGFAAGGIATRNRGSLEVYNCDFFNNKGVVGGAIYRSLGGLIVEDSEFGGNTSKQGGGAIYTDGFGQDSETVANRVGGLGRLSRCYFHNNIALAGNGGAVNFFDYYPDTSVVEDCIITDNECRGTYYGGGIRLAGTTQLLRTTIASNISARDAGGLWLDGYINGSTATVTLSQVTFSANSAVRNGGAISINGSAKISATFDNITAKDNLAAGSGFMWNPVGSYVVSDSVFDRNSGTNGQQIAYTLTEGGGNYSYPAVSGIGKKITPSITQVDPLLDVLTTTGRPKHPKLVNSPIGTSGDL